One Mycolicibacterium crocinum DNA window includes the following coding sequences:
- the efeU gene encoding iron uptake transporter permease EfeU, whose product MTDLAAVSTGIHTTYSAAAPNVGAQLFGSGLIGVREGLEAGIIVMVLIAFLVKSDRRDALKWVWLGVGAAVLMTVGVFLTIQYSAYTVDNLAAEAIAGVASLVAVVIVTSMVLWMRKASASMSGDLRAGMTKALETGALAVFSLSFLAVGREGFETALFMVGYAEAETAWPLLGLFIGVLVAAVIAWGMYAGAVRINLAKFFSYTGVFLILVAAGVLSYGVGALQTVGWVPGLGNRAFDISGAFNWSAWYGEIIQGVLNVTPTPTVLQLICWLAYIVVVLALFLRPTRPAPKPAPATDVSPENADASEESERSPLTERSHQ is encoded by the coding sequence ATGACCGACCTGGCGGCCGTTTCGACCGGCATCCACACCACGTACAGCGCTGCCGCCCCGAATGTCGGCGCGCAGCTTTTCGGCAGCGGGCTGATCGGTGTTCGCGAGGGTCTCGAGGCCGGGATCATCGTCATGGTCCTGATCGCGTTCCTGGTGAAATCCGACCGCCGCGACGCCCTGAAGTGGGTATGGCTCGGTGTCGGCGCCGCCGTCCTGATGACGGTGGGCGTGTTCCTGACGATTCAGTACAGCGCCTACACGGTCGACAATCTGGCCGCCGAGGCCATCGCCGGGGTGGCGTCCCTGGTCGCCGTCGTGATCGTCACCTCGATGGTGCTGTGGATGCGCAAGGCGTCGGCCAGCATGTCCGGGGATCTGCGCGCAGGCATGACGAAGGCGCTCGAAACGGGCGCGCTGGCGGTGTTCTCCCTGTCGTTCCTCGCCGTGGGCCGCGAGGGCTTCGAGACGGCGCTGTTCATGGTGGGCTACGCCGAGGCCGAAACCGCGTGGCCGCTGCTGGGCCTGTTTATCGGCGTGCTGGTGGCAGCCGTGATCGCCTGGGGCATGTACGCCGGCGCCGTCCGGATCAACCTGGCAAAGTTTTTCTCCTACACCGGCGTGTTCCTGATCCTGGTGGCGGCGGGTGTCCTGTCCTACGGCGTCGGGGCGCTGCAGACCGTCGGCTGGGTGCCCGGCCTCGGTAACCGGGCCTTCGACATCAGCGGCGCCTTCAACTGGTCGGCCTGGTACGGCGAGATCATCCAGGGCGTCCTCAATGTCACCCCCACCCCGACGGTGCTGCAGCTGATCTGCTGGCTGGCCTACATCGTCGTCGTCCTGGCGCTGTTCCTGCGGCCCACCCGCCCCGCGCCGAAGCCGGCTCCGGCCACCGACGTCTCTCCCGAGAATGCCGATGCCTCCGAAGAATCGGAGCGCTCTCCCCTTACCGAAAGGTCCCATCAGTGA